The DNA segment TCCTCCCGACCCCGGCCTCCAGTGCGGCCTGCAGTTCGGCCAGGGACTTGTTGTTGCCGTGGAAACCGATCCGCGCGGGGTCGATCCCGGCGGCCAGGGCCACTGCCAGCTCGCCACCGGTGCAGACGTCGAGGTAGAGCCCCTCCTCGACCACCCAACGCGCCACATCCTTGCTCAGGAAGGACTTTCCGGCGTAGTAGACCCGCCAACCGGCGAACGCCTCGGCGAAGCCGCGGGCCCGTTCGCGCAGATCGGCCTCGTCGAAGACGTAGGCCGGCGTACCCACCTCGGCGGCCAGTGCGGTGACCGGCACCCCGGCCACTTCGAGTTCGCCGTCCGGGCGTCGGCGTACCCCCGAACTCCACAGGCCGTCGACCAGGGCATTGACGTCGGTCGGCCGGCGCAACCAGCCCGGTCCGGAGACCGAGACATCGGCGTGGATCGCGCCCGCGACGTGCGTGTGACTCATGGGGCACGATGCTACAAAGACCAGCCGCCGGGACGCACCGGATCGTCTGTGATGAGACTGCTGCACCGGCCTCGGCCTCGGCGATGCGACGGAACCGCAGAACCTTGCTACTGTGTTCCTCGCGCCGGACACCGGTCACCGACTTTCGGTGGCCGCGGCCCCCGTAGCTCAGGGGATAGAGCACCGCCCTCCGGAGGCGGGAGCGCAGGTTCGAATCCTGCCGGGGGCGCAAACATCACCGACGGTGGCTCGTCGATCGGTGCGAGATCGGCTGACATAGTCGGCTTCGGACCCGGTCCGAAGTCCTCGGGCCACCGGCCACCCCAGAACCTCCGCCAGCCGTGGGAACCATGCGATGAACCCGTCACCCGCACCGACCCGGGACGCAGGTCTCGTCGATCGCTGGGCAGGTATCGCCGCCGGTGGCTTCCAGATCCTCTGTGCGTTCGGGCTGTGGTTGATCTGGTCACAGTGGCGGGACCGCGAGAACGGTGACATCCCCTACTACTACGGCCAGTTGACCGGCGGGGTGCCGATCGAACAGGTGATGCCGGAGTACCCGGTGCCTGCCCTTTGGTTGCTGGAACTCCCCCGGTTGCTGATCGGCAGCCAGGGTGATCAGAACGACTACCGCGATGTCTTCGTCGTCCTCTGTTTCGCCGCCCTCGGCGGGTTCAGCCTGCTGCTGTGGCACCGGATCGCGCCGCAGGACCGCCGGGCGGCCGCTGCCGGGGTGATCTGCTGGGCGGCGTTCAGCACCGCCACGGGTACGGTCATCCTGCTCCGCCCGGACATCGCAATCGCCGTCCTCGGCGGTACGGCGGTGCTGCTCGGCAGCAGTTGGCCGGTACTCGCCGGTGCCCTGCTCGCCCTGGCCGGCTGGCTGAAGATCTGGCCGGTGGTGCTGGCCGCCGGCTTCCTGCCCGGTCGCGGGTTGATCGTCCGGGTGCTGCTCGGCGGCTTCGGCACCGCGGTGGCGGTCGCCGTGGTGGTGCTCGTCAGCGCCGGCTGGCAGCGGATGATCTCCCCGCTGACCTACCAGAGCGATCGGGGGCTGCAGGTCGAATCGCTGTGGGCCACCCCGTTGCTGCTGGGCCGGCTGGCCGACCCGGCCGCCTTCCCGGTCCGGATGACCGAGTGGAAGGCCTTCGAGATCCTCGGCGAGGGGCGCGATGCCGCCCTGGTCCTGGCCAATCTCGGCGCACTCGGGCTGACGGCGCTGGTCGCACTCGCCTGTTGGCGTTCCCGCCCGCGGACCGCCGCCGACGGCCGCCGACCC comes from the Naumannella halotolerans genome and includes:
- a CDS encoding glycosyltransferase 87 family protein yields the protein MNPSPAPTRDAGLVDRWAGIAAGGFQILCAFGLWLIWSQWRDRENGDIPYYYGQLTGGVPIEQVMPEYPVPALWLLELPRLLIGSQGDQNDYRDVFVVLCFAALGGFSLLLWHRIAPQDRRAAAAGVICWAAFSTATGTVILLRPDIAIAVLGGTAVLLGSSWPVLAGALLALAGWLKIWPVVLAAGFLPGRGLIVRVLLGGFGTAVAVAVVVLVSAGWQRMISPLTYQSDRGLQVESLWATPLLLGRLADPAAFPVRMTEWKAFEILGEGRDAALVLANLGALGLTALVALACWRSRPRTAADGRRPGFDQAAIAELAVLIVLAVLLANKTFSPQYLSWLGPPLAIAVARAVQTQRADRALRWAAIGVAAAAATFVLYPFEYGGLVCGATPEDVATPIHWLLLRNALLVALFVDLTWCRLRTGQPALLRHRRR